The region TCGATCGTCGCCTACGTCGCGATGGCGCTCATCATCGTCCTCGCGCTGTGGCTCAAGCGCCGCCGCGCTCGCTTCGAGGCGGCCCTGCCCGCGGCCGACACGACGGCCATCGCGGCGATCGACGAGGAGATCGAGTCGCACGAGCCGCACCCGCAGCCCGACCGCGGTCGGCTCTCGACGACCGCGCTGCCGAAGGTCGAGCGACCGCGGCCGGACCGCCGCGAGGGCGACGACCGCGACTGAGTCGCACCACCACACGACGGATGCCGTCCCGGACACGCCGGGACGGCATCCGTCATCCGTGGCAGGCTGGGCGCATGCAGGAGCAGAGCCGCGAGCAGGACCGGGTGCCGCCGGAGCTCGACCCCTACTTCGAGCGCTTCGACGACGACCGGCCGCCGCGCACGATGGCGCGCCGCTTCCGGCCGATCATCGTCGGCGGCGCGGCGCTCACGCTCGTCGCGATGGTGCTGCTCGTCACGCAGTCGCTCTAGCCCGCGTCAGCCGACGAGCGGCACCGCCTCGACCCGATCGCCCGGTCCGGCGAGCACGAGCACGCGACGCGCCGCGATGCCCTCGAGCGCCGCGAGCACCGCGTCCGTCGGCGGCTGCTCCCCTGCCTCCGCACGCGGCCACTCGACGACGGTCGCCCCGGTCGCCGCCTCGATCGCGCGCGCGAGGGCCGCGCTGTCGTCCGTCGCGACGAGCACGACGCGGTCGATCGCACGCGCTCGCTGCGCGGGCGGCGCCGCCCGGCGATCGCGCCGCCAGATGGCGAAGTGGTAGGCCGCGACGAGCACCGTCGCGAGCAGCAGCCCGAACGGCGCGCGGATGCGCTCGATCGGCCCCTCGCCGGAGCCTCCGTCGAGCACGAGCTCGAACAGCCGGTAGCCCACGACGAGCAGCGCGACGAGCGCGACGACCGCGCTCACGCCGAAGACGGCGACGAGGTAGACCCGCCGCCCCGTCGCACCCACGTCGGCGGTCGCGCCGTCGAGCGGCCGCCACGCGAGCCACCACACCGGCGCGCCGACGAGGAGCGCCGCGAGGCCGGCGAGCAGGAGCGAACGCGGGCCGCTGCCTGCGAGCGGTGCGGTGAGCGTCGCGAGCAGAGCGTTGACGATCACGCCGACGCCCGACGCCGCGAAGATGAGGCCGACACCGGCCTCGACGAGCCGCGCGGCGCTGCGGGTGCTCGCCGATCGCTCGCTCGCGTGGCGCCGGTGGTAGAGCCACACGACCGCGCCGACCGCGGCCGCGGCGATCGCCAGCGGGAGCGGATCGAGCAGCCGGCTCCAGGGCTCCGCGCGGTCGAACGCGGCGCGCAGCCCGACGTGCAGCGCGGTGCCGAGCCCGGCGAGCGCGACCACGGCTCCCCCGAGCACACCCGTGACGACGAGCACGACCGAGGCGAAGGTGCGCTGGAGCGCGGTCGCGCGCTCTCGCACCCAGTGCCACCACCAGATGAGCGCCCCGCCCGCAGCCCAGACGAGCGCCTGCAGGGGGCTGAGCCACCAGTCGCTCCCCACCGTCGCGAGCTCGGGGAGCACGGCAGCGCCGAGCACGCCGCGCAGCGCATCGATGGCCCCGACGGCCGCGACGACGAGCCCGTAGGCGGCGCCGAGCACCGGGGGCACGGTCGACAGCCGCAGCGGCCCCTTGCGCGGATGCGCCCAGAGCAGCCGGTGCCCGATCCAGACAGCGAGCCACGTGACACCGGTGGCAAGGCTGTCGGGCGCCCAGTCGCCGCGCAGCAGCCCTGCCAGCGTGCCGAGCAGCGACGTGGTCGCGGTGACCAGCGCGACGATCGAGAGCACCGCGACGTAGATCCCCCACGCCGCCGACGACCGGTCGGGCCCGGCGAGCTGGCGCCACAGGAACCACCACAGCAGCGCCCACAGCGGCCCGCCGATGAGCGCGAAGGCGAGCGAGAGCGCGAGACCGCCTGCACCGCCCGCGACGTCCGGGCGCCCCTCGAGCAAGCGGCCGAGCAGCCCGCTCACGCCCGTCGCGGTGATGACCGCGAGCACGAGCAGCAGCGTGTAGACGATGAGGCGCCGCACCGTGCCCTGCGCGCCGCGGGGCGCTCGCACGGCTGCGCCGGGGAGGTCGGCGGAGCTCACCGGGCAGCCTCCGCGCAGACCGCGAACTGCCAGGGCGCGGTCTCGATCTCCCAGCTCGAGCCCGTGCGCACGAGGTCGAACGTCGCCTCCTCCCGGTACTCGGAGGTGCCGAGCAGCCCGCCGCCGCTCGCGGTCACGATCGTGACGTCGACGTCGGCGCTCGACTCGCGCTCGGTCGTGCCGGTGAGCGACACCCGCACCTCGTCGAACACGGCGGGCTCCACCGGCTCGCAGTCCTCCCGCACCTCCGCGACGAGGAGCTCGCGGGCAGCTTCCTCGTCGCCGGCGATGACCGCCTCGGCGTAGCGCTGCACCACTCCCGCTGGCGTCGACGCGTCGAGCGGCTCGGCAGCGCCGCGCGTGAGCACGACCGCGAGCGCGATCACCGCGATGGCCGCGACGGCGGCGATGACCGCGATCAGCGCGCGGTCGCGGCGCGGCGGGGATGCATCCATGACGTCATCATGGGCGATCCGCCGACCGGGCGCCAGCGGCGGCGTCGAGGTCGACGTCCGCTCAGAGCTTCTCGATCGGCGCGATCTTCACGAGCAGCCGCTTGCGGCCGGTCCCGTCGAAGAGCACCTCGGCGACGCGCTTCTTGTCGGCGCCGGTGATCGCCTGCACGCGGCCCTCGCCGAAGTCCTTGTGGCGGATGCGGTCGCCGGGCGCGAGCTCCATGCCGCTGTTGTCGCGCACCTCGGTGATGGTGTTGGCGAACTCCCGCTTCGAGCCCTTCGGCAGCGCCTTTGGCTCGCGGAAGCCCGTCACGAACGACTCGCGCGGCTCGTCGCGCCAGCGGCCGACCGCGCGCTGCGACGACGACTGGCGCACCGTCACCGGCGCGGTGCGCCAGTCGATCAGGTCGGTCGGGATCTCCTCGAGGAAGCGGCTCGGCACGGCGGGGTTGACCTCGCCGAACTGCGCGCGCGTCATGGCGAGCGAGAGGTGCAGGCGCTGGCGGGCGCGCGTGATGCCGACGTAGAACAGCCGCCGCTCCTCGGCGGGCCCTCCCGGCTCGTTCGCCGAGATGCGGTGCGGCAGCAGCTCCTCCTCGACGCCCGTGATGAACACCGCCTCGAACTCGAGGCCCTTCGCGGTGTGCAGCGTCATGAGCGAGACCTGCCCGCCGGAGTCGTCGAGCTCGTCGGCGGCGGCGACGAGCGCCGTCTCGGTGAGGAAGTCGACGAGGTTGCCGGTGGGGTTCTGCCGCCGGAACTCGCGCGTCACCGCGATGAGCTCCTCGACGTTCTCGAGCCGCGCCGCGTCCTGCGGGTCGGGCGAGCGGCGCAGCTGATCGGTGTAGCCCGAGCGGCTCATGAGGTCGCGCAGCACCTCGCCGGGATCGGCCTCGGGCCGGTCGCTCCACTCGTCGAGCAGCGCCGCGAGGTCCGTGATCGCCGCGGCCACCTTCGGGCCGAGCGCGATCTCGTCGACGCGACGCATCGCATCCCGCAGCGTGATCTGCCGCTCGTCGGCGAAGGCCTGCAGCGCCGCTTCCGTCGCCGGGCCGATGCCGCGCCGCGGCACGTTCATGATGCGGCGCAGGCTGAGGGAATCGGCGGGGTTCGCGACCGTGATGAGGTACGCCATGGCGTCCTTGATCTCGGCTCGCTCGTAGAACTTCGTGCCGCCGATAACCCGGTACGGGATCGCGGTGCGGATGAGCACCTCTTCGAGCGCTCGCGTCTGCGCGTTCGTGCGGTAGAAGACCGCGATGTCGCTGTAGGCCATGCCCCCGGAGGTGAGCTCGACGATCTCGTCGGCGACGAACTGCGCCTCGTCGTGGCCGGAGTAGCCGGTGAAGCCGACGATCTTCGCGCCGTCGCCCGAGTCGGTCCACAGCCGCTTCTCGCGCCGGTCGAAGTTGTTGCCGATCACGGCGTTCGCGGCCGAGAGGATGTTCTGCGTCGAGCGGTAGTTCTGCTCGAGCATGATGACGCGGGCACCGGCGAAGTCGCGCTCGAAGTCGGTGATGTTGCGGATGTCGGCGCCCCGGAACGCGTAGATCGACTGATCCGAGTCGCCCACGACCGTGAGGGACGCGCCCGGCAGGTCGGCGCGGAGATCGGGCAGGTCGGCGCGCGTGACGGGCTGCGTGAGCTCGCGGATGAGCGCGTACTGCGCCGCGTTCGTGTCCTGGTACTCGTCGACGAGGATGTGGCGGAAGCGCTTGCGGTACTGCGCGGCGACGTGCGGGAACGCGCGCAGCAGGAAGACGGTCTGCGAGATGAGGTCGTCGAAGTCGAACGCGTTCGCGCGCCGCAGCTCGTTGTCGTAGTCGCGCCACAGCTCGAGGAAGGCGGCGTCGAGCGGGTTCTCGAGGTTGGCGGTGCGGGCCCACGAGTCGACGTCGTGCAGCTCGTTCTTCGCCTTCGAGATGCGCGCGGCGACGCCGCCGGGCGTGAGCCCCTGGATGTCGGCGCCGCGCTCCTTGATGAGCCGCTTGACGAGCGCGCGCACGTCGCCCGAGTCGTAGATCGTGAACGACTGCTTGAAGCCGAACTCCTCGGCCTCGCGTCGCAGGATGCGCACGCACGCGGAGTGGAACGTCGAGATCCACATGCCGCGCGACTCCTCGCCGACGAGGCGCTCGACGCGCTCGCGCATCTCGGCGGCGGCCTTGTTCGTGAAGGTGATCGCGAGGATCTGGCTCGGCCACGCCTCGCGGGTCGCGAGCAGCCCGGCGACGCGGTGCGTGAGCACGCGCGTCTTGCCCGAGCCGGCGCCCGCGACGATCAGCAGCGCGGGTCCGCGGTGCTCGACCGCCTCGCGCTGCGGCGGGTTCAGCCCCTCGAGCAGCTCCTCGGGGATCGTCTCACCGCGCGGTCCGAGGGGCGTCGGCCGCTGCACTTCACCGAAGCCCTCGTCCCCCAGGCCCCACAGATCCGTCATGTCCTGCCCAGTCTACGAGCCGCCGGTGACGCGGCCGACGGCCAGGACGCATCCGCCGTGGAGACGACGGGCCCGAATGCGTCGCACCCGGGCCCCGGGACGCGCCCGTCAGGCGCCGCTCACGCCGCGCGCCGATGGCGCAGCGCGAGGCCGATGCCCGCGAGCAGCAGCAGACCGCCGAGCATCACCGCGCCGACCGGTGCCTCGCCGCCCGTGCGCGGCAGCGCGCCAGCACTCGCGCCGGTGCCGCCCTGCCCGACGCCGACCGCGGCGCCGGGCGCCTCGGTCGGCGTCGGCGTCGGCGCAGGCGCAGGGGTCTCCGCCGGCGGAGCGACGCACGCGTCACCCGCCGCCGAGCGCAGCGAGACGCCTTCGTGCGGGCTGTCCGAGATCCACAGCACCGTCGGCGTCGCGGCCGGGTCGAGCGCGCACCAGTCGATCGCGAGGCCCTCGTTCGTGTAGCCGGGGTCCATCGCGGCGGGCGCGTGCACGGCGCGCTGCGTCGTCAGCAGCCCGTCGACGAACGCGAGCTCGGCGTGGCGGTTGTCGCACGCCTCGTCACACACCGCCCACAGGGCGTTGCCGCCCGCGCGCCAGTCGAGCCCCATCACGATATCGAGCGCGTCGCCGGGCGCGGTGGCCTGCAGCAGCGTCACGCCCCTGTCGGCCTCGAGCACGACGAGGTGGACGAGGCCAGTCTGCTCGATCGCGATCGCGAATAGTCCGCCGAAGTGATCGCCGTACGCGGTCGGGTCGTACGCGCCCCCCGCTTCGGCCGCGGCGACCGCGCCCTCGTCGCCGGGGCCGATGATGCTCGAGAGGTCGCGCACGCCGAGGCGCACCGCGTCGGCGTCCGAGATCCACTCGATCGCCTCGGGCCCGAGGTTGGCGCCGAGCGGACCGAGCAGCGACGTCAGATCCCATTCGTGCGTCGTCGTCGACTCGCCATCGGCGCCGAGCTCGACGCGCAGGATCGACGGGCGGCTCACGCCCTTCGTGCGGTTGTCGCGTTCGGTCGCCAGGAAGATCGCGCCGTCACCGGCGACCGAGATGCCCTCGGCGTCGGGCTGGCCCGAGCCGTCCGGGTAGTGCGCGACCCACGACCGGGCGATCGCGGAGACGCTCTCTGCCGCCTCGAGCTCGAAGATCTCGGCGTTGTCGTTGTTGACCGCGAAGAGGGTGCCGTCGGCCGCGAGGTCGAGGCCCGACATGTCATCGCCCCACGTGCCGGGCGCGACTGCCAACCGCACATCGCCGCCGAACGGCCACGGCTCGGCCTCGACGGCCGGCTCCTCCACGGATGCGCAGTCGTTGCGGACCTCGAAGGTCGCGGTCGCGGACGGCGCGAAGTCGCCAGTCATGTCGGCGCAGCGCGCGTAGGTCGCGGGCGCGTGCGCCTCCCAGGTGAACGAGTCGACGATCTGTCCGGCCGCGTCGCGGAGCGTGACGGAGTCGGCGCCGCCGAGCCCGAAGTCGCTGCTGTAGGCCCCCGCGGCATCGGTGATGATCGCGCGGTAGCCGCCCGACTCGATCGTCGTGCCCTCCGGCAGCACGATCGGCTCGTGCGACGGATCGCCGTCGACGAGGCTCCAGCCCGAGAGGTCGACCGTCTCCACCGTGTCGGTGTTGGCGAGCTCGACCCAGTCGCCGCGCGGGTCGCCGTTCGACTCGATCTCGTTGATGACGATCGGCGAGGGGACGAAGCGGGCGACGTTCGGCGCGCCGGGCGTCGGCTCGGTGTCGACCCAGGTGCCCGAGCCGTCGGGCAGCCGGCCCTCGGTGGAGGCGTGCTCGGTCCAGGAGTACTGGTCGACGAGGCCGGTGCCGTCGGCGGTGTAGAGGCGGACCGCGTCGGCCTTGCCGAGGCTGAAGCTCGATGCCACCACATCATCGGCCGTCTCGACGACGAGGTAACCGCCCGGCGCGAGGACCGTGCCGGCAGGGATGCGCACGAGGCTCAGGTCGTCGTCGTCGCGGAGGATCCAGCCCGAGACGTCGACAGAGCGCTCGAAGTCACGATTCACGAGCTCGACCCAATCGGGGCCGCCTGCTGCGTCGGCGCTCTGCACCTCGTTGACGACGACGGGCGAATCGACCGGCACGGCCTCGACGACCTCGCGCGCGACGTTCGGCGCGCCGGGCGTCGGCTCGGTGTCGACGAAGGCGCCGGTGCCGTCGGGCAGCCGCCCCTCCGAGAACGCGTGCTCGGTCCAGCCGTACCTGGCGACGAGCGCGCCCGCGGCCGTGAAGATGCGCACGGAGTCGGCCTTGCCGAGCCCGAAGCCCGCGAGTGGCTCCGGCTCGAACACGGCGAAGTCCCCCGGGGCGATCACGGTGCCCGCGGGGAAGACGATGTGCTCCTCGTCATCCTTGTCGTCGCGGGCTATCCAGCCGGAGATGTCGACGGGCGCGGCACCGACGTTCGTCAGCTCGAAGAAGTCGGGCGCGCCGACGGCGCTGTTCGACTGCACCTCGTTGATCACGATGTCGGCGTCCCCCGCGTGCGCGGCGGGAGCGGTGAGCAGGGTGGCCGCGAGCGCCGCCGGGATGACGGCGGCGAGGGCGGCGGGACGGCGTCGACGCATGGGGTTCCTTCGGTGGAGGGGATCAGCCCCATCGAACGCTCGCCACGTGTCGCGGCGGTGCCGCCCGGTGAACGCGCCGTGAACCGGCGCGGAACAGCCCCTCCTGCTGTCACCCGATCGTGGGCGCGACCGGCGGCGCGAGGCGGCGCCAGAGGTCCGGGTGGTCGACGAAGACCGCCTCGAGCCCGAGCGCCGCGAGCATTCCCCACTCGGTCGTCCAGTCGCCCCAAGCCGCGTCGTGGTGGCCGAGCCGGTGCTCGGGCTCGAGGAAGGCGTTCTCGGGTCGGAGCGTCCAGGTGATCGTGCCGAGGCCGGCATCGCGCGCCCGCTCGACGAGGTCGCTCGTGCCGAGCCGGTCGCCGTCGCGCTCGAAGAGCACCGACTTCGCGACGCTGATCGCGTCGACGCGGCTCGCGAGCGCCTCGAGCGCCGCGTCCTCGCGCTGCTCGGCGTAGGTCTGGGCGGATGCGTCGCCGCCTGCCACGAGGTCGGCCGCGGTGCCGTCGTGGTCCATGAGGTAGACGAGCCGCGCCTCGACGCCGCGCTCCCGCACGGCGTGCAGCACCGACTCCTCGAAGGACTCGACCACGAGC is a window of Agrococcus sp. Marseille-Q4369 DNA encoding:
- a CDS encoding DUF5671 domain-containing protein, with amino-acid sequence MSSADLPGAAVRAPRGAQGTVRRLIVYTLLLVLAVITATGVSGLLGRLLEGRPDVAGGAGGLALSLAFALIGGPLWALLWWFLWRQLAGPDRSSAAWGIYVAVLSIVALVTATTSLLGTLAGLLRGDWAPDSLATGVTWLAVWIGHRLLWAHPRKGPLRLSTVPPVLGAAYGLVVAAVGAIDALRGVLGAAVLPELATVGSDWWLSPLQALVWAAGGALIWWWHWVRERATALQRTFASVVLVVTGVLGGAVVALAGLGTALHVGLRAAFDRAEPWSRLLDPLPLAIAAAAVGAVVWLYHRRHASERSASTRSAARLVEAGVGLIFAASGVGVIVNALLATLTAPLAGSGPRSLLLAGLAALLVGAPVWWLAWRPLDGATADVGATGRRVYLVAVFGVSAVVALVALLVVGYRLFELVLDGGSGEGPIERIRAPFGLLLATVLVAAYHFAIWRRDRRAAPPAQRARAIDRVVLVATDDSAALARAIEAATGATVVEWPRAEAGEQPPTDAVLAALEGIAARRVLVLAGPGDRVEAVPLVG
- a CDS encoding UvrD-helicase domain-containing protein, translated to MTDLWGLGDEGFGEVQRPTPLGPRGETIPEELLEGLNPPQREAVEHRGPALLIVAGAGSGKTRVLTHRVAGLLATREAWPSQILAITFTNKAAAEMRERVERLVGEESRGMWISTFHSACVRILRREAEEFGFKQSFTIYDSGDVRALVKRLIKERGADIQGLTPGGVAARISKAKNELHDVDSWARTANLENPLDAAFLELWRDYDNELRRANAFDFDDLISQTVFLLRAFPHVAAQYRKRFRHILVDEYQDTNAAQYALIRELTQPVTRADLPDLRADLPGASLTVVGDSDQSIYAFRGADIRNITDFERDFAGARVIMLEQNYRSTQNILSAANAVIGNNFDRREKRLWTDSGDGAKIVGFTGYSGHDEAQFVADEIVELTSGGMAYSDIAVFYRTNAQTRALEEVLIRTAIPYRVIGGTKFYERAEIKDAMAYLITVANPADSLSLRRIMNVPRRGIGPATEAALQAFADERQITLRDAMRRVDEIALGPKVAAAITDLAALLDEWSDRPEADPGEVLRDLMSRSGYTDQLRRSPDPQDAARLENVEELIAVTREFRRQNPTGNLVDFLTETALVAAADELDDSGGQVSLMTLHTAKGLEFEAVFITGVEEELLPHRISANEPGGPAEERRLFYVGITRARQRLHLSLAMTRAQFGEVNPAVPSRFLEEIPTDLIDWRTAPVTVRQSSSQRAVGRWRDEPRESFVTGFREPKALPKGSKREFANTITEVRDNSGMELAPGDRIRHKDFGEGRVQAITGADKKRVAEVLFDGTGRKRLLVKIAPIEKL
- a CDS encoding lamin tail domain-containing protein, yielding MRRRRPAALAAVIPAALAATLLTAPAAHAGDADIVINEVQSNSAVGAPDFFELTNVGAAPVDISGWIARDDKDDEEHIVFPAGTVIAPGDFAVFEPEPLAGFGLGKADSVRIFTAAGALVARYGWTEHAFSEGRLPDGTGAFVDTEPTPGAPNVAREVVEAVPVDSPVVVNEVQSADAAGGPDWVELVNRDFERSVDVSGWILRDDDDLSLVRIPAGTVLAPGGYLVVETADDVVASSFSLGKADAVRLYTADGTGLVDQYSWTEHASTEGRLPDGSGTWVDTEPTPGAPNVARFVPSPIVINEIESNGDPRGDWVELANTDTVETVDLSGWSLVDGDPSHEPIVLPEGTTIESGGYRAIITDAAGAYSSDFGLGGADSVTLRDAAGQIVDSFTWEAHAPATYARCADMTGDFAPSATATFEVRNDCASVEEPAVEAEPWPFGGDVRLAVAPGTWGDDMSGLDLAADGTLFAVNNDNAEIFELEAAESVSAIARSWVAHYPDGSGQPDAEGISVAGDGAIFLATERDNRTKGVSRPSILRVELGADGESTTTHEWDLTSLLGPLGANLGPEAIEWISDADAVRLGVRDLSSIIGPGDEGAVAAAEAGGAYDPTAYGDHFGGLFAIAIEQTGLVHLVVLEADRGVTLLQATAPGDALDIVMGLDWRAGGNALWAVCDEACDNRHAELAFVDGLLTTQRAVHAPAAMDPGYTNEGLAIDWCALDPAATPTVLWISDSPHEGVSLRSAAGDACVAPPAETPAPAPTPTPTEAPGAAVGVGQGGTGASAGALPRTGGEAPVGAVMLGGLLLLAGIGLALRHRRAA